From Jatrophihabitans sp., one genomic window encodes:
- a CDS encoding YhjD/YihY/BrkB family envelope integrity protein, producing MPLKAAWGRLRSGATQRWQALTRARPAIAHLVAAYRHYKDNHGNDLAAAITYFSFLALFPLVLLGVSVTAFVLASRPELQSELFDQISSNLPGAFGQTVQQVIRGAIDKRAGVGALGLAGVAVAGLGWIANLRTAIDTVWGIVAKKRSFLAAKAADALVLAGLGVGVVVSVGVTAGGTAASDLVLRGLGLHGVTGAGTLTWCLSILLGIAGSMIIYGWLMIRLPDVRVPRRLALRATLLAAVGFEVLKLVGTFYIDRITESPAAAVIGPVVGVLVWIYLVSRYLLFCVAWAATAAEAGTGAAATAEAAGTAEAAGTAEAVGTGAAEGTGVGAAGVGAAGTAADPAGDRPARSAGASRAPVSAAAVAAGLLSAGAALGAGSFAAVQRWRYRATERRRSAR from the coding sequence GTGCCGCTCAAGGCGGCGTGGGGTCGGCTCCGCTCGGGCGCCACCCAACGCTGGCAGGCGCTCACCCGAGCCCGGCCCGCCATCGCCCACCTGGTCGCGGCGTATCGGCATTACAAGGACAACCACGGCAATGACCTGGCCGCCGCCATCACGTACTTCAGCTTCCTGGCGCTGTTCCCGCTGGTCCTGCTCGGGGTCTCGGTCACCGCGTTCGTGCTGGCGTCGCGGCCTGAGCTGCAGAGCGAGCTGTTCGACCAGATCAGCTCCAACCTGCCCGGCGCCTTCGGCCAGACCGTCCAGCAGGTGATCCGGGGCGCGATCGACAAGCGCGCCGGCGTCGGCGCGCTCGGCCTGGCCGGCGTCGCGGTGGCCGGCCTGGGCTGGATCGCCAACCTGCGCACGGCGATCGACACCGTCTGGGGCATCGTGGCCAAGAAGCGGTCCTTCCTTGCCGCCAAGGCGGCCGACGCCCTGGTGCTGGCGGGCCTGGGCGTCGGTGTCGTGGTCTCCGTCGGGGTCACCGCGGGCGGCACGGCGGCCAGCGACCTGGTGCTGCGCGGCCTCGGGCTACACGGCGTGACCGGCGCCGGAACGCTCACCTGGTGCCTTTCAATCCTGCTGGGCATCGCCGGCAGCATGATCATCTACGGCTGGCTGATGATCCGGCTGCCCGACGTCCGGGTGCCGCGACGGCTGGCGCTGCGCGCCACCCTGCTGGCCGCGGTCGGCTTCGAGGTGCTGAAGCTGGTCGGGACCTTCTACATCGACCGGATCACCGAGTCACCGGCCGCTGCGGTCATCGGCCCGGTGGTCGGGGTGCTGGTCTGGATCTATCTGGTGTCGCGTTACCTGCTGTTCTGCGTGGCATGGGCTGCGACGGCTGCTGAGGCCGGTACTGGGGCGGCTGCGACTGCCGAGGCGGCTGGGACTGCCGAGGCGGCTGGGACTGCCGAGGCGGTTGGGACTGGGGCTGCCGAGGGAACTGGGGTCGGGGCGGCTGGGGTCGGGGCGGCTGGGACTGCCGCTGACCCGGCGGGCGATCGGCCGGCGCGGTCGGCCGGCGCATCCCGCGCTCCGGTGTCGGCTGCGGCGGTGGCTGCCGGCCTGCTGAGCGCCGGCGCCGCGCTTGGCGCCGGATCCTTCGCCGCCGTACAGCGGTGGCGTTACCGAGCCACAGAGCGCCGGCGATCAGCGCGCTGA
- the trpS gene encoding tryptophan--tRNA ligase has product MSNQPRVLSGIQPTGESMQLGNYLGAVQNWVQMQDGFDAYYCVVDLHAITLDPPEPAALRQRTRIVAAQLLAAGLDPDRCALFVQSHVPEHPQLSWVLECLTGFGEASRMTQFKDKSAKAGADRQGVGLFTYPILQAADILLYQADQVPIGEDQRQHLELTRNLAQRFNTRYGQTFVVPEAFIPKSAAKILDLQDPSAKMSKSRPEAGTIYLSDDPAVITKKLRRAVTDADGEIRYDPERKPGLSNLMAIHAAITGSGVDAVEKEFSGQGYGALKSAVAESVIGFAQPFAARSRELLEDPAELDRILAKGAERARRLASVTVADAYAKVGFLPAVVG; this is encoded by the coding sequence GTGAGCAACCAACCGCGGGTCCTGTCCGGCATCCAGCCGACCGGTGAGTCCATGCAGCTGGGCAACTACCTCGGCGCGGTGCAGAACTGGGTCCAGATGCAGGACGGCTTCGACGCCTACTACTGCGTGGTGGACCTGCACGCGATCACCCTGGACCCACCCGAGCCTGCCGCGCTGCGCCAGCGGACCCGGATCGTGGCCGCCCAGCTGCTGGCCGCCGGGCTGGATCCGGACCGGTGCGCGCTGTTCGTCCAGTCCCACGTCCCGGAGCATCCGCAGCTGTCCTGGGTGCTGGAGTGCCTGACCGGCTTCGGCGAGGCCAGCCGGATGACCCAGTTCAAGGACAAGTCGGCCAAGGCCGGCGCCGACCGGCAGGGCGTCGGGCTGTTCACCTACCCGATCCTGCAGGCCGCTGACATCCTGCTCTACCAGGCCGACCAGGTGCCGATCGGCGAGGACCAGCGCCAGCACCTGGAACTGACCCGCAACCTCGCCCAGCGGTTCAACACCCGCTACGGCCAGACCTTCGTGGTGCCCGAGGCCTTCATCCCCAAGTCGGCGGCCAAGATCCTGGACCTGCAGGACCCGAGCGCGAAGATGTCGAAGTCGCGGCCGGAGGCGGGCACCATCTACCTCTCCGACGACCCGGCGGTGATCACCAAGAAGCTGCGCCGGGCGGTCACCGACGCCGACGGCGAGATCCGCTATGACCCCGAGCGCAAACCGGGACTGTCCAACCTGATGGCGATCCACGCCGCGATCACCGGCTCCGGCGTCGACGCGGTGGAGAAGGAGTTCAGCGGCCAGGGTTACGGCGCGTTGAAGAGCGCCGTCGCCGAGTCGGTGATCGGCTTCGCCCAGCCGTTCGCGGCCCGCAGCCGCGAGCTGCTGGAGGACCCCGCCGAACTGGACCGGATCCTGGCCAAGGGCGCTGAGCGGGCCCGGAGACTGGCCTCGGTCACGGTGGCCGACGCTTACGCCAAGGTCGGCTTCCTGCCGGCTGTCGTAGGCTGA
- a CDS encoding 2'-5' RNA ligase family protein, which translates to MGNRIKVGVALAIPEPHAAVLGGWRRRIGDPEAGKIPPHVTLLPPTEVEADQLDLVEKHLAEAAGTVLPFTMRLSGTGTFRPVSQVVFVQVSTGIAQCELLEQAVRRGPIVREVEFPYHPHVTVGHDVADEDLDQAFEGLRDFVAQFKVEGFTLYAQDEDGTWRPHREYALTGF; encoded by the coding sequence ATGGGTAACCGAATCAAGGTGGGTGTCGCGCTGGCGATACCCGAGCCGCATGCTGCCGTGCTGGGTGGCTGGCGCCGTCGCATCGGTGACCCTGAAGCGGGCAAGATCCCGCCGCACGTGACGTTGCTGCCGCCCACCGAGGTCGAGGCCGATCAGCTCGACCTGGTCGAGAAGCACCTGGCCGAGGCCGCCGGCACCGTGCTGCCCTTCACCATGCGGCTCTCGGGCACCGGGACGTTCCGGCCGGTGTCCCAGGTGGTCTTCGTCCAGGTCTCGACCGGCATCGCCCAGTGCGAACTGCTGGAACAAGCGGTGCGTCGGGGTCCGATCGTGCGCGAGGTGGAATTTCCCTACCACCCGCATGTCACGGTGGGACACGACGTAGCCGATGAGGATCTGGATCAGGCCTTCGAAGGGCTGCGTGATTTCGTCGCCCAGTTCAAGGTCGAGGGGTTCACGCTGTACGCCCAGGACGAGGACGGCACCTGGCGCCCGCACCGTGAATACGCCCTGACAGGCTTCTGA